One part of the Corallococcus caeni genome encodes these proteins:
- a CDS encoding sigma-54-dependent transcriptional regulator, whose protein sequence is MNQVKRAKVLVVDDDSVVLKAVTQILQREGHPVVAIDDAVEGLAAAKDPSIDVVVLDIKMPHLSGMDLLRAIKADRPDVEVIMMTAFATVETAVEAVKAGAYDYLTKPFENIDEVSLTVAKAAERKALKDRTRALEEALTARSQFEDLIGQSSQMRAVFKLVETVSHSTATVLIQGESGTGKELVARAIHYRSARRDKPFVAVNCSALTETLLESELFGHVKGSFTGATGNKKGLFEAADGGTIFLDEIGDVPPATQVRLLRVLQEGEVKRVGANEPVKVDVRVIAATHVDLSRAKEQGKFREDLFYRLNVITIDLPPLRDRPEDVPLLAHHFLKVYTGKADKKVTGISPRAMEALTCNRWTGNVRELENVIERAVVLTANDAIDVEDLPPGFQAAPQADSAVEVFSLAHLPYAQAKRLAMRAFERRYLSALLEKNNHNVSSAARAAGVDRSNFRRLLKQYEVAGRSMKPRSPKGPDSDSGPGPVLEAVS, encoded by the coding sequence GTGAACCAAGTCAAGCGCGCCAAGGTCCTCGTCGTCGATGACGACTCCGTCGTCCTCAAGGCCGTCACCCAGATCCTCCAGCGGGAAGGCCACCCGGTGGTGGCCATCGACGACGCGGTGGAGGGGCTCGCGGCGGCGAAGGACCCGTCCATCGACGTGGTGGTGCTCGACATCAAGATGCCGCACCTGTCCGGCATGGACCTCTTGCGCGCCATCAAGGCGGACCGCCCGGACGTGGAGGTCATCATGATGACGGCCTTCGCCACCGTGGAGACGGCGGTGGAGGCGGTGAAGGCGGGCGCGTACGACTACCTCACCAAGCCCTTCGAGAACATCGACGAGGTGAGCCTCACGGTGGCCAAGGCCGCCGAGCGCAAGGCGCTGAAGGACCGCACCCGCGCGCTGGAGGAGGCGCTCACCGCGCGCAGCCAGTTCGAGGACCTCATCGGTCAGTCCTCGCAGATGCGCGCCGTGTTCAAGCTGGTGGAGACCGTCAGCCACTCCACCGCCACGGTGCTCATCCAGGGTGAGAGCGGCACGGGCAAGGAGCTGGTCGCTCGCGCCATCCACTACCGCAGCGCCCGCCGCGACAAGCCGTTCGTCGCCGTCAACTGTTCGGCGCTGACGGAGACGCTGCTGGAGAGCGAGCTCTTCGGCCACGTGAAGGGCAGCTTCACCGGCGCCACCGGCAACAAGAAGGGCCTCTTCGAGGCGGCCGACGGCGGCACCATCTTCCTGGACGAGATTGGCGACGTGCCCCCGGCCACCCAGGTGCGCCTGCTGCGCGTCCTCCAGGAGGGTGAAGTGAAGCGCGTGGGCGCCAACGAGCCCGTGAAGGTGGACGTGCGCGTCATCGCCGCCACGCACGTGGACCTGTCCCGCGCGAAGGAGCAGGGCAAGTTCCGCGAGGACCTCTTCTATCGCCTCAACGTCATCACCATCGACCTGCCGCCCCTGCGCGACCGCCCGGAGGACGTGCCGCTGCTCGCGCACCACTTCCTCAAGGTCTACACCGGCAAGGCGGACAAGAAGGTCACCGGCATCAGCCCGCGCGCCATGGAGGCTCTCACCTGCAACCGGTGGACGGGCAACGTGCGCGAGCTGGAGAACGTCATCGAGCGCGCGGTGGTGCTGACGGCCAACGACGCCATCGACGTGGAGGACCTGCCGCCCGGCTTCCAGGCGGCGCCCCAGGCCGACTCGGCGGTGGAGGTGTTCAGCCTGGCGCACCTGCCGTACGCCCAGGCCAAGCGCCTGGCCATGCGCGCCTTCGAGCGTCGCTATCTCTCCGCGCTGCTGGAGAAGAACAACCACAACGTGTCCAGCGCGGCGCGCGCGGCCGGCGTGGACCGCTCCAACTTCCGCCGCCTGCTCAAGCAGTACGAGGTGGCCGGCCGCAGCATGAAGCCGCGCTCGCCCAAGGGGCCGGACTCGGACAGCGGGCCGGGCCCCGTCCTCGAAGCGGTGTCCTGA
- a CDS encoding bifunctional metallophosphatase/5'-nucleotidase: MTKKTVSTWAVLLPLALVLATRSAGAAGTTEPAPPADTVRLTILHLNDVYQFQPTAQNRGGLSRVATLKQQALKESPHVLTLLAGDTLSPSVESSAEVAGEALKGKQMIDAWNALGLDYATVGNHEFDFGDDVLRARLQQSRFPWLGANVMSVKSGQVFDGLKAWDVRDVGGVKVGIFGVVLPETQTSSKPGKDTRITPFCEAAKRSVEELRAAGAQFVMGLTHLAVAQDRELAKCVRVDLIIGGHDHDRVEETVAGTPIFKLDEDAIDLGRLTLDLDAKTGAVKKLAWKVIPITSKTPDDAAFNEQMKAYAPLLATLAERVGRSPVALDARSAQNRLAETNLGSFLADAFREATGADVALVNGGAIRADRVLPAGKMTRRELYSLMPYRNELVVLMVKGAVLREALENGVSLSSVDGKPPGRFPQVSGLRFTYDLRRAPGARVTKVEVKGKPLDDAAVYRLATLSFVAQGNDGYSMFKDLPAVPRGLEVSPWEALGTAFRTGKPAPRAKPQGRIALVGAPPGGLHAPPSMK; encoded by the coding sequence ATGACGAAGAAGACCGTGAGCACCTGGGCGGTGCTGCTGCCGCTCGCGCTGGTGCTGGCCACCCGTTCCGCCGGGGCCGCCGGGACCACCGAGCCGGCGCCTCCCGCTGACACCGTCCGCCTCACGATCCTCCACCTCAACGACGTCTATCAATTCCAGCCCACCGCCCAGAACCGGGGCGGCCTGTCGCGCGTGGCGACGCTCAAGCAGCAGGCGCTGAAGGAGTCGCCGCACGTCCTCACGCTGCTGGCGGGCGACACCCTCTCGCCGTCCGTGGAGTCCTCCGCGGAGGTGGCGGGCGAGGCGCTCAAGGGCAAGCAGATGATCGACGCGTGGAACGCGCTCGGGCTGGACTACGCCACGGTGGGCAACCACGAGTTCGACTTCGGGGACGACGTGCTGCGCGCGCGCCTCCAGCAGTCGCGCTTCCCGTGGCTGGGCGCCAACGTGATGAGCGTGAAGTCCGGGCAGGTGTTCGACGGGCTCAAGGCGTGGGACGTGCGCGACGTGGGTGGCGTGAAGGTGGGCATCTTCGGCGTGGTGCTGCCGGAGACGCAGACGTCGTCCAAGCCGGGCAAGGACACGCGCATCACGCCGTTCTGCGAGGCGGCGAAGCGCTCCGTGGAGGAGCTGCGGGCCGCGGGCGCGCAGTTCGTGATGGGGCTCACGCACCTGGCGGTGGCGCAGGACCGCGAGCTGGCGAAGTGCGTGCGCGTGGACCTCATCATCGGCGGGCACGACCACGACCGCGTGGAGGAGACCGTCGCGGGCACGCCCATCTTCAAGCTGGACGAGGACGCCATCGACCTGGGCCGCCTCACGCTGGACCTGGACGCGAAGACGGGCGCGGTGAAGAAGCTGGCGTGGAAGGTCATCCCCATCACGTCGAAGACGCCGGACGACGCGGCGTTCAACGAGCAGATGAAGGCCTATGCGCCGCTGCTGGCCACGCTGGCGGAGCGCGTGGGCCGCTCGCCGGTGGCGCTGGATGCGCGCAGCGCGCAGAACCGGCTGGCGGAAACGAACCTGGGCTCGTTCCTGGCGGACGCATTCCGCGAGGCGACGGGCGCGGACGTGGCGCTCGTCAACGGGGGCGCCATCCGCGCGGACCGGGTGCTGCCCGCCGGGAAGATGACGCGGCGGGAGCTGTACTCGCTCATGCCCTACCGCAACGAGCTGGTGGTGCTGATGGTGAAGGGGGCGGTGCTGCGCGAGGCGCTGGAGAACGGCGTCAGCCTGAGCAGCGTGGACGGCAAGCCGCCCGGCCGCTTCCCACAGGTGTCCGGCCTGCGCTTCACCTACGACCTGCGCAGGGCGCCGGGCGCGCGGGTGACGAAGGTGGAGGTGAAGGGCAAGCCGCTGGACGACGCGGCGGTGTACCGGCTGGCCACGTTGAGCTTCGTGGCGCAGGGCAACGACGGCTACTCCATGTTCAAGGACCTGCCCGCCGTGCCCAGGGGCCTGGAGGTGTCGCCGTGGGAAGCGCTCGGCACCGCGTTCCGCACCGGCAAGCCCGCGCCGCGCGCGAAGCCCCAGGGCCGCATCGCGCTCGTCGGCGCGCCCCCGGGCGGCCTGCACGCGCCGCCGTCGATGAAGTAG
- a CDS encoding replication-associated recombination protein A, with protein MDLFDHASQKEQATLAPLAERMRPTSLSEYLGQEHLTGEGRFLRRALESDQVPSLILWGPPGTGKTTLAQLVARSTGAAFETMSAVLAGVKDIRETVARAQDRWKLNRQRTLLFIDEIHRFNKSQQDALLPHVEKGTVTLIGATTENPSFEVNAALLSRCRVVTLRGLEQEELIAVMRHAVADPRGLGGKVTVDDAALEFIADAAGGDARKALTALEAAAAYGGKAVDRKVAQEALQQKMLLYDKGGEEHYNVVSAFIKSMRGSDVDAALYWMTRMLEAGEDPVFIFRRMVIFASEDVGNADPRALGVAVDALRAFQLMGLPEGTLPLTQAVTYLALAPKSNAVIAAYAAVREAVTKEGALPVPMHLRNAPTKLMKSLGYGGGYKYPHNFEGNYVPEDYLPEALRSRCFYTPTRNGFEAELSERYESIQQQLAARRGEREPGEDG; from the coding sequence ATGGACCTCTTCGACCACGCCAGCCAGAAGGAACAGGCCACCCTGGCGCCGCTCGCCGAGCGCATGCGCCCCACCTCGCTCAGCGAGTACCTGGGCCAGGAGCACCTCACCGGCGAGGGCCGCTTCCTGCGCCGCGCCCTGGAGAGCGACCAGGTGCCCAGCCTCATCCTCTGGGGTCCGCCCGGCACCGGCAAGACGACGCTCGCCCAGCTCGTCGCGCGCTCCACGGGCGCCGCCTTCGAGACCATGTCCGCGGTGCTCGCGGGCGTGAAGGACATCCGTGAGACGGTGGCCCGCGCGCAGGACCGCTGGAAGCTGAACCGCCAGCGCACGCTCCTGTTCATCGACGAAATCCACCGCTTCAACAAGTCACAGCAGGACGCGCTGCTGCCCCACGTGGAGAAGGGCACCGTCACGCTGATTGGCGCCACCACGGAGAACCCCTCCTTCGAGGTGAACGCCGCGCTCCTGTCGCGCTGCCGCGTCGTCACGCTGCGCGGGCTGGAGCAGGAGGAGCTCATCGCCGTCATGCGCCACGCGGTGGCGGATCCACGGGGCCTGGGCGGCAAGGTGACGGTGGACGACGCGGCGCTGGAGTTCATCGCGGACGCGGCCGGCGGCGACGCGCGCAAGGCCCTCACCGCGCTGGAGGCCGCGGCGGCGTACGGCGGCAAGGCGGTGGACCGCAAGGTGGCGCAAGAAGCGCTCCAGCAGAAGATGCTGCTCTACGACAAGGGCGGCGAGGAGCACTACAACGTCGTCAGCGCGTTCATCAAATCCATGCGCGGCAGCGACGTGGACGCCGCGCTGTACTGGATGACGCGCATGCTGGAGGCGGGCGAGGACCCCGTCTTCATCTTCCGCCGCATGGTCATCTTCGCGTCGGAGGACGTGGGCAACGCGGACCCGAGAGCGCTGGGCGTGGCGGTGGACGCGCTCAGGGCCTTCCAGCTCATGGGCCTGCCGGAGGGTACCCTGCCCCTCACCCAGGCCGTGACGTACCTGGCGCTCGCGCCCAAGTCGAACGCCGTCATCGCCGCGTACGCGGCCGTGCGCGAGGCCGTGACGAAGGAGGGCGCGCTGCCGGTGCCCATGCACCTGCGCAACGCGCCCACGAAGCTGATGAAGTCGCTGGGCTACGGCGGCGGGTACAAGTACCCGCACAACTTCGAGGGCAACTACGTCCCGGAGGACTACCTGCCGGAGGCCCTGCGCTCGCGCTGCTTCTACACCCCGACGCGCAACGGCTTCGAGGCGGAGCTGTCCGAGCGATATGAATCCATCCAGCAGCAGCTCGCCGCGCGGCGCGGCGAGCGGGAGCCCGGGGAGGACGGCTGA
- a CDS encoding NAD(+)/NADH kinase produces MQTLVIVAKRDTPRAVVLAAEIQQRHPTLTVLADRALAHALNWPRIEDRELAARADAVVVLGGDGTLIYAARLLGGRNVPIIGVNLGSLGFMTEISVEELFSRLDDVLAGNFHVDSRMKLSCRLLRGGKVLIEDEILNDVVINKGALARIADHETSIDGVPITTYKADGVILATPTGSTAYSLSAGGPIVHPSVDCTILSPICSHALTQRSIVVPADRTIRVTLKSETADTYLTLDGQTGHSLQGGDCIEVVRSPNRVGLVRNPHVAFFTILRQKLHWGER; encoded by the coding sequence GTGCAGACCCTGGTCATCGTCGCGAAGCGAGACACCCCGCGGGCCGTGGTCCTGGCTGCGGAAATCCAACAGCGCCACCCGACCCTGACGGTGCTGGCGGACCGCGCCCTGGCGCATGCGCTGAACTGGCCGCGCATCGAGGACCGGGAGCTGGCGGCCCGCGCGGACGCGGTGGTGGTGCTGGGCGGTGACGGCACGCTCATCTACGCGGCGCGCCTTTTGGGCGGACGCAACGTGCCCATCATCGGCGTCAACCTGGGCAGCCTGGGCTTCATGACCGAAATCTCCGTGGAGGAGCTCTTCAGCCGGCTGGACGACGTGCTGGCGGGGAACTTCCACGTGGACTCGCGGATGAAGCTGTCGTGCCGGCTGCTGCGCGGGGGCAAGGTCCTCATCGAGGATGAGATCCTCAACGACGTGGTCATCAACAAGGGCGCGCTCGCGCGCATCGCGGACCACGAGACGTCCATCGACGGGGTGCCCATCACCACGTACAAGGCGGACGGCGTCATCCTGGCCACGCCCACTGGCTCCACGGCGTACTCGCTGTCCGCGGGCGGGCCCATCGTGCACCCGTCGGTGGACTGCACCATCCTGTCGCCCATCTGCTCGCACGCGCTGACCCAGCGGTCCATCGTGGTGCCGGCGGACCGCACCATCCGCGTCACGCTGAAGAGCGAGACGGCGGACACGTACCTCACGCTGGATGGGCAGACGGGGCACTCGCTCCAGGGCGGGGACTGCATTGAAGTGGTGCGCTCGCCCAACCGCGTGGGCCTGGTGCGCAACCCGCACGTGGCCTTCTTCACCATCCTCCGGCAGAAGCTCCACTGGGGCGAGCGCTGA
- a CDS encoding YdcF family protein, which produces MFLLLSKLLDLLLSPLTWALLLGVGGVVLRRWKRLSVASQLAALGVLYGFSIEPTVALLTRATEADAVSTYRPDTVYDAVILLGGGLDAAATERSGQPEYNAAPERMMRTFELLHDGRARQVLITAGNLDARPEAVVEADVLAAQLEHWGISPERIVKEGRSRNTRENALQSAPLVRAHGWKSLLLVTSAAHLPRAAGCFAAVGVRADTLAVDLRSSTLPPAKMSWLPRSGALNQSTDMLRELAGRLVYRLRGWTAPWR; this is translated from the coding sequence ATGTTCCTCCTCCTGTCGAAGCTGTTGGATCTGCTGCTGTCGCCGCTCACCTGGGCGCTGCTCCTGGGCGTGGGAGGCGTGGTGCTGCGCCGGTGGAAGCGCCTGTCGGTGGCGTCGCAGCTGGCGGCGCTGGGCGTGCTGTACGGCTTCTCCATCGAGCCCACGGTGGCGCTGCTGACGCGGGCGACGGAGGCGGACGCGGTGAGCACGTACCGGCCGGACACCGTCTACGACGCGGTCATCCTGCTGGGGGGAGGGCTGGACGCGGCGGCCACGGAGCGCTCGGGGCAGCCGGAGTACAACGCCGCGCCGGAGCGGATGATGCGCACCTTCGAGCTCCTGCATGACGGCCGGGCGCGGCAGGTGCTGATCACCGCCGGCAACCTGGACGCGAGGCCGGAGGCGGTGGTGGAGGCGGACGTGCTGGCCGCGCAGCTGGAGCACTGGGGCATCTCTCCCGAGCGCATCGTGAAGGAGGGCCGCAGCCGCAACACCCGGGAGAACGCGCTGCAATCAGCACCGCTGGTGCGGGCCCACGGCTGGAAGTCGCTGCTCCTGGTGACGAGCGCCGCGCACCTGCCCCGCGCGGCCGGCTGCTTCGCGGCGGTGGGCGTGCGCGCGGACACGCTCGCGGTGGACCTCCGCTCCTCGACGCTGCCGCCCGCGAAGATGAGCTGGCTGCCGCGGTCGGGGGCGCTCAACCAGAGCACGGACATGCTGCGCGAACTGGCGGGGCGGCTCGTGTACCGGCTGCGGGGCTGGACCGCGCCCTGGCGGTAG
- a CDS encoding MBL fold metallo-hydrolase, translated as MSLSFIPLGVGDAFSALHYSSCLAVEAEGQVLLIDCPHPIRKMMREASESSGVHLDVERVSAVALTHLHADHASGLESLAYFSFFVLQRKMELLAHPSVTRRLWEGHLAAGMECLIEQHGAGPNDKHFEDYFTHTPLHLERAVKHGPFEIECRFTYHHVPTTAFRIRAGGRCLGYSADTAFDEGLISWLSEADLVIHETNYGVHTPYEKLAALPEATRAKMRLIHYPDLFDASGSVIEPLAQGRRYTV; from the coding sequence ATGAGCCTGTCGTTCATCCCCCTCGGCGTCGGTGATGCCTTCTCCGCGCTGCACTACTCGTCGTGCCTCGCGGTGGAGGCGGAAGGGCAGGTGCTGCTTATCGACTGCCCGCACCCCATCCGCAAGATGATGCGCGAGGCGTCCGAGTCCTCCGGCGTGCACCTGGACGTGGAGCGCGTCAGCGCCGTGGCCCTCACGCACCTGCACGCGGACCACGCCTCCGGCCTGGAGAGCCTGGCGTACTTCTCCTTCTTCGTGCTGCAGCGGAAGATGGAGCTGCTCGCGCACCCGAGCGTCACGCGCCGCCTCTGGGAGGGCCACCTCGCGGCGGGCATGGAGTGCCTCATCGAGCAGCACGGCGCGGGGCCCAACGACAAGCACTTCGAGGACTACTTCACGCACACGCCGCTGCACCTGGAGCGCGCGGTGAAGCACGGCCCCTTCGAAATCGAGTGCCGCTTCACCTACCACCACGTGCCCACCACCGCGTTCCGCATCCGCGCCGGGGGCCGGTGCCTGGGCTACAGCGCGGACACCGCGTTCGACGAGGGGCTCATCTCCTGGCTGTCGGAGGCGGACCTGGTCATCCACGAGACGAACTACGGCGTGCACACGCCCTACGAGAAGCTGGCGGCGCTGCCGGAGGCCACCCGCGCGAAGATGCGCCTCATCCACTACCCGGACCTGTTCGACGCGAGTGGCAGCGTGATTGAGCCGCTGGCGCAGGGCCGGCGCTACACCGTCTGA
- a CDS encoding serine/threonine-protein kinase, with protein sequence MTTGGHTTRFGKYELLERLGAGGMAVVHRARFTVAEGVSRSVVIKRVRDPYAQDPAFVRMFLNEARISMGLSHGNIVQVFDFGQEEGEYFLAMEWVDGQPLSKVLKRSKLKGMAHLPAPLAVQLMVEVCKGLHHAHTRRDEQGRPLGLVHRDVSPDNVLVSYEAEVKLTDFGIAKAQLAGRPETDAGVVRGKYLYLSPEQTRAEALDARSDVYTAGVVLYELLTGRRPTEGDPGSVMERIATGDLTPTQAYVPDLDPSLGALVSRALALRRDDRFTSAEDFQRALAEWLAYRAPLFPASTLRHLMAWLFEEELKLAGQPPRIPASFLRQVTVWTGEGSPVGADEPERASSVHRAHATAFPEEHVPGALVGGSPAADMGAGVPGWVWAAVIAAAVLFFVGRAVMPDVSEPRSRRLQVVSVPPGAEVRWDGKQVGMTPTALNVASGEDSHTLELRFVGYQPWSTTVSQAAVPERVQVTLERLPPPPPPPEPVVEARVKDPVAEAPVRKRPPVNARGESREAWDWMSQSSEAGVAYTQGMELLGAGSALSAGEKFWKCLELKETAAECHLGLGRVGVLTDRDAMAREGYQRYLELRPRGLAAAEARKYLHAKTAR encoded by the coding sequence GTGACGACGGGTGGGCACACGACGCGTTTTGGCAAGTACGAGCTGCTGGAGCGCCTGGGGGCCGGCGGCATGGCCGTCGTGCACCGCGCGCGCTTCACGGTGGCGGAGGGCGTGTCCCGGTCCGTGGTGATCAAACGCGTGAGGGACCCCTACGCGCAGGACCCCGCCTTCGTGCGGATGTTCCTCAACGAAGCGCGCATCTCCATGGGGCTGTCGCACGGCAACATCGTCCAGGTCTTCGACTTCGGGCAGGAGGAGGGGGAGTACTTCCTCGCCATGGAGTGGGTGGACGGGCAGCCCCTGTCCAAGGTGCTCAAGCGCTCGAAGCTGAAGGGGATGGCCCACCTGCCGGCGCCGCTGGCGGTGCAGCTGATGGTGGAGGTCTGCAAGGGCCTGCACCACGCGCACACGCGCCGCGACGAGCAGGGCCGCCCGCTGGGGCTGGTGCACCGCGACGTGTCGCCGGACAACGTCCTGGTGAGCTACGAGGCCGAGGTGAAGCTCACCGACTTCGGCATCGCGAAGGCGCAGCTGGCCGGGCGGCCGGAGACGGATGCCGGCGTGGTGCGCGGCAAGTACCTCTACCTGTCCCCGGAGCAGACGCGGGCGGAGGCGCTGGACGCGCGCTCGGACGTGTACACGGCGGGCGTGGTCCTCTACGAGCTGCTCACCGGCCGCAGGCCCACGGAAGGGGACCCGGGCTCGGTGATGGAGCGCATCGCCACGGGCGACCTGACGCCCACGCAGGCGTACGTGCCGGACCTGGATCCGTCCCTGGGCGCGCTGGTGTCGCGGGCGCTGGCGCTCCGGCGGGATGATCGCTTCACGAGCGCGGAGGACTTCCAACGCGCGCTGGCGGAGTGGCTGGCGTACCGCGCGCCGCTGTTCCCCGCGTCCACGCTGCGCCACCTGATGGCCTGGCTGTTCGAGGAGGAGCTGAAGCTCGCGGGCCAGCCGCCCCGCATCCCGGCGTCCTTCCTGCGCCAGGTGACGGTGTGGACGGGGGAGGGGAGCCCGGTCGGAGCGGACGAGCCGGAGCGGGCCTCCTCGGTGCACCGCGCGCACGCGACGGCGTTCCCGGAGGAGCACGTGCCCGGGGCGCTGGTGGGGGGCAGCCCCGCGGCGGACATGGGCGCGGGGGTGCCGGGCTGGGTCTGGGCGGCCGTCATCGCGGCGGCGGTCCTCTTCTTCGTGGGGCGGGCGGTGATGCCCGACGTGTCGGAGCCCCGCTCGCGCAGGCTCCAGGTGGTGTCCGTGCCTCCGGGCGCGGAGGTGCGCTGGGACGGCAAGCAGGTCGGGATGACGCCGACGGCGCTGAACGTCGCCTCGGGAGAGGACTCGCACACGCTGGAGCTGCGGTTCGTCGGGTACCAGCCCTGGTCGACCACCGTGTCGCAGGCGGCCGTGCCGGAGCGCGTGCAGGTGACGCTGGAGCGGCTGCCGCCCCCGCCCCCTCCGCCGGAGCCGGTGGTGGAGGCCCGGGTGAAGGACCCCGTGGCGGAAGCGCCAGTCCGGAAGCGGCCCCCGGTGAACGCCCGGGGCGAATCGCGCGAGGCCTGGGATTGGATGTCGCAGTCCAGCGAGGCGGGGGTGGCGTACACGCAGGGCATGGAGCTGCTCGGGGCGGGCAGTGCGCTTTCGGCGGGGGAGAAGTTCTGGAAGTGCCTGGAGCTGAAGGAGACCGCCGCGGAGTGCCACCTGGGCCTGGGCCGCGTGGGCGTGCTGACGGACCGGGACGCCATGGCCCGCGAGGGCTACCAGCGCTACCTGGAGCTGCGGCCGCGAGGCCTCGCCGCCGCCGAGGCGCGCAAGTACCTTCACGCGAAGACGGCCCGGTAG
- the coaD gene encoding pantetheine-phosphate adenylyltransferase, whose protein sequence is MTIAIYAGSFDPVTAGHLSVVRQAARLFSHVVVVVAVNPKKSTLLTAEERMSLIREAVARHPNVSVTFTEGLIVELAREIGASVLLRGVRGATDAQFETELAQMNRALAPELSTLFLPAEAHLAEVSSSALKERLTRGEDVSAYCPPAVAAKLRERLSPSLRSHP, encoded by the coding sequence ATGACCATTGCCATCTACGCAGGCAGCTTCGACCCCGTCACGGCGGGACACCTGTCCGTGGTGCGCCAGGCGGCGCGCCTCTTCAGCCACGTCGTGGTGGTGGTGGCGGTCAACCCGAAGAAGTCCACGCTGCTCACCGCCGAGGAGCGCATGTCTCTCATCCGCGAGGCCGTGGCCCGGCACCCCAACGTCTCCGTCACCTTCACCGAAGGGCTCATCGTGGAGCTGGCGCGGGAGATTGGCGCCAGCGTCCTGCTGCGCGGCGTGCGCGGCGCCACCGATGCGCAGTTCGAGACGGAGCTGGCGCAGATGAACCGCGCGCTCGCGCCGGAGCTGTCCACCCTCTTCCTCCCCGCGGAGGCGCACCTGGCGGAGGTGTCCAGCAGCGCCCTCAAGGAGCGCCTGACGCGCGGCGAGGACGTGTCCGCGTACTGCCCTCCCGCCGTCGCCGCGAAGCTGCGCGAGCGGCTGTCCCCTTCCCTCCGGAGCCATCCATGA